From the genome of Daphnia pulex isolate KAP4 chromosome 12, ASM2113471v1:
GGGATATTAATCAACCGTATCAATTGGGCGTTACCCGCAAGGCGTTTATTGGGTAGAACCCTGCAGCAGTGTTATTTATTTCACCATTTCTTACAATCAAGCGTCGTGAAAATCATGTAAAAATGCCCACTTAAATATGGAGCGCATGGCAACCTGTAGGTTCTTAACAAAACGGTGATGAATCCTCTTTATTTAAGAATTCCCTACCATTGCTCTTTTGAAGTAGCTGTATAATTGGCATTAGTAGGAAACTTTTGGGCTCTATCGGGGGCCAGTCTTGATCCTTTACGGTTCTTGAGATCAGTCGTCTATGGCGGCaagattaaaaaatggaagacaAACTAGAACTCGGTTAAAGCTACtccattaaaattattattaccgcAAAGTTGACAAGTTTCGTCGTTCTGTCAGGATCAGTTgtgggaaattaaaaaaatttaccacccaatatttcttatatttccaTTATTTACGGTTGACCAACGCTGATCCGAATTCCGAACGTGTAAGGCTGTAAGTAATTATGTAGCCTATAGTTGATAAGAAAAGGCTGTATTACAAGatgttaatttttcaatttattatttattatttcgaaaaataaatatgctCCACCCAGGTGGAGTTTGCATTATGTGATGACAATAACGTTCTACATTTGGCTTATGTAGGGCGATTTCTGTAGACATACCCGGATCCTTCCGGATTACCGAATGGGTTTCGGTGGATTTTCCCCTTGCCATCAGGGATGGGCGTTGTCACTGTTCTCAAGGACTGTCACTTTCGCTTGAGTCTGTCGGATTTTACAACAAGTTTGCAAGCAAACCTGAAGGTCCCACCGCCGAGTCCATGAGACGAAACACAAACAATATATTTCAACTACTTGTACCAAACCAACACCAGTGTGCAGACTGTGATTACTTGAGATTATCCTCCCGAATCTCCAAGTGAATCTACAGACCCCTGACTCTCGGTACTAATATTATGCAGATTTGAGCCTTTTAAACAGGTGGAAACGGGATTAATTCAACGTCTATGCTAGCCTCTATTTGTTTTTGGCCGGGACATCCAGGGGAATCCTTCTGTAAATTTAAGTAGTTAATTTTCCGCTCAACGTTCATTGTTCaattgtttgatttaattttgattggatttaattattaatgaaGTGCATGGAATACCGGATTATCGTCCAATAGAGATTGATACCCTGGCGGCAGATGATGGCGACGACTCATCCTTTGGAGTTTGCATCACTTTGGAGATGGCACGCTAAGTGAGAATCCGTTTGAAAGTTTAACCCACGTTATTTTAAGACCATGTTGACATGATCACAGTAATATCCAGGCAATTTCCTAATTGATCTCCATTCCCTCTAGACACGACACGTTGTTAAGACCGTGCCGACGTGACCAAATTAAAGGTAattttctaatatttctttgattgaatatatatatttttttgcgaTCATTCACATCCATCAGGTAAAATccatttacaaatttaatttctttagcTAATtgtagaaaaatagaaactagtCTTTGGTCTGGTCATCTAACGgatttcgtaaaatttaacatttaaattcaTACCTATTCAATCTCGATAAAGATTTAACCGGTAACTTCCCCCAGTGGCCAAGCCCATGCTCCTTTTTTGGTCCGTAGACCTGAGGCGGGAAGTtagttccccctttttttaaaataatttttaaaataattttttaaaataagggCATATTTGCAAAGCAGCGCAGAGCGGAAGTTTCTATCAAGCATGTACTATCTCTTAATATCTACATGTAGGCTACAAGCCCAACTCATTCAGAACGGCCGTTGGGAAGGATTAATGAGAGTAGTCAGCTTGTGCACCTAATGCATAGCCCACAGCTGCTCATAAATACGCTACTATAAATATGCGATAGCATTAAAAAATCTTCCGTTGACTATTTTTATCGTCACTTAACCGcaattgaataattattccTTTCGCACTCACCATTCAATAATTGTTGTATTTCACATTTCCGGCTGTTTTAAAACATTGGATCAAGATTGAGTACAgaatttaaacaattaaattattcctAATGTCtgcattttcgttttctagGAAGGGGACAACGAAATGCGAATGCGACATTATACTAGGATTACCCTACTGCACGGAAACGGGATTGAAATCAACATTGCAGAGAAACTTAGTAAAACCCCCAGTacgttcaatttctttttccacagatgttatttcttcttaaaattcCTTAAGATTGGATAAATGTTGGTAAATCCATCGTAGATGTCTTGGCGAACTTTGGCGCCTAGTAGAAgcgaattttgaattcaatttttaaacaaaaatcggTTACTTCGTTAACTTACCAGTAAGAACGATTTTTCCTGAACAGAAAATGAGCAACACGAGTTTAggttgtttcattttgtaaattagACCTGGGAAAATTTCAGCTTCGTAACTATTaaaagaattagaaattttaattgcatAGTCTTTTCAACTTAACATTGTTAATCTCTCACACCTGCAAAACCTATCCCCATGAGCTAAACTGATGGCTTCTAGACGAATAGGAAACTTGACGTCACAGCTGCCAactatattttgaattttgaattccgTAAATTTTGCCtgcaataatttaaaaacaaattagttCATATATGATTCTGTTATTTACGTGGGTGGGTCTTAGTACgggaaagttaagtttttggATGATTCTAGCGTATTTTCTAGATGCTAATCTTGATTCTTCTTCAGATTTGGCTCCCGTGCACACCATTTTCCCGGAACTGAAGATGAGAGCTGTCGTCCTAGGCTCACGGATTCGCATAATCACGGCCGCGAATCGTTTGGGGTTGTACTCTGCATTGCGTGCGTGCAATGCAATTTGTTTCAGGTCCAACTTGCATCCCAGATTGACGGTAGAAACAATGTTCCTTAAAAATCTTGTTTAATTAACTTTTCCTTATTCATGAAATGGTTTTGCTTTACTGTAACGTAGGAACAATTCCGGAACCAGCAGACGCTGGTGTGTAGGGTGTCGCTGGAGCGATTGTTCTAGGACCAAATATTCCACCTTCCGGGGTTCCTTGTGACATGGGCGAACCTGCATTAACTGCACTTGATCTTCGATTTGGAGCAGGTGACATTAACGCTTGTTGTAGAACCTGATCAATACTGTTTAATATGTTAAGTGGTCGACTCGTAGTGCTAAATTGATTACCGAAGTAGAAGGAGGTTGTAACATGTGCTGGGGTGTGAATCCTTGCAAACTGTAAACGTTTTGTGACCCAGTGCTGATCTGTTGGTGGGGTGGAACGAAAGcattttgctgttgttgggtcGTTGGAACGGGACTGTTAGTAATTAAAAACTGCTGGTCTTCTTCCGGTTGATGAAGTGGAGTGCCAATGGAAGGAATGCTGAACCCAGGGCTTGATTCCATCTTATCGCCTTGCTTACAATTGAAACAacacagaaacaaaattggaGCGAGTAGAATTCTATCTGCTGCCTACGGGTCACTGCGAACAactggccttttttctttcgcaacTGCAATCGCTTACACGGAATTCTCGTTATCCATTTTTCTCGAGAAAAGGATTTTGTGGCCAAGAGGGGGTGGGATCTATTCGCCGTTCAAGTTCAAGAAGGGCCTTTCAAAATTTGggaagaagggaaaataaggtcatttctttttttttttctttttttgtaacgAGTTTTTAATTACAGCCGCCATCTCATGGGTCGTTTCTAGGAATTGTATTTGACAAGTGACCAAATATTTC
Proteins encoded in this window:
- the LOC124210081 gene encoding TATA-box-binding protein-like yields the protein MESSPGFSIPSIGTPLHQPEEDQQFLITNSPVPTTQQQQNAFVPPHQQISTGSQNVYSLQGFTPQHMLQPPSTSVLQQALMSPAPNRRSSAVNAGSPMSQGTPEGGIFGPRTIAPATPYTPASAGSGIVPTLQNIVSTVNLGCKLDLKQIALHARNAEYNPKRFAAVIMRIREPRTTALIFSSGKMVCTGAKSEEESRLASRKYARIIQKLNFPAKFTEFKIQNIVGSCDVKFPIRLEAISLAHGDRFCSYEAEIFPGLIYKMKQPKLVLLIFCSGKIVLTGAKVRQDIYDGFTNIYPILRNFKKK